Part of the Halopenitus persicus genome is shown below.
CGTCGATCCAGTCATCACGGCGCCTCCACCCGAACGCCCTCGGTCGCGAGTTCCGCCCGAAAGGCGTCGGCACACCCCTGCGTGAACGACAGCGCCGTCTCCGTCTCCGGCGTCGGGTCGAGCGCGACGATGCACCCGCCGCCGCCGGCGCCCGTCAGCTTCGCGCCGTGCGCCCCGGCGTCGCGCGCAGCCCACACCATCGCGTCCAGCGAGCGTGCGGAGACGCCAAGCGCCGACAACAGCCCGTGGTTGAAGTTCATCAGGTCGCCGAGCTCGGCGAGCAGCTCCGCGTCGGGCTCCGACCCGGGCGTCGCCGCCTCGAGGAGGTCCTCGCCCTCGCGAACGACGTCGCCGATCGACCGTACCGTCTCGTCCGCGAAGCCGTACTCCTCGATGAGCCCCCGGACGCCCGCCACGAGCGCTCCGGTGTCGCCGGCCCCGCCGTCGAACCCGACGACGAACGGAAGGTTCGGGGTCTCGATCGGCTCGCAGTCGTCGCCCTCGACGCGCACCGCGCCCCCCATCGTCGAGCAGAACGTGTCGGCACGCGAGGCCTGCCCGTCCTGGACGTCGAACTCCGCGCGATAGGCTCGGTCGGCCAGCTCCCGCGGCGCCAGCGGCTCGCCGAGCGCGCGGGTCGCCGCGTCGATGCCCGCGACGACGACCGCGGCCGAGGACCCGAGCCCGGCCCCGAGCGGGATGTCGCTCTCGACGGTGATGTCGAAGCCCGCGTTCGGCGCCCCGGCCGCGTCCCGCGCCTGCGAGACGGCGGCGTCGATGTAGCCCATCGCGGCGTCGAGCAACGAGCGCTCGACGTCCACGTCGGGATGGTCGCCGACGGTTCCGTCGTACTCCACCGTGAACCCGTCGAGCGAGAGGTCCTCGGCCGCGACGCGGACGTGGTCGTCGCTGCGCGGCTCGACGGTCACGCGGGCACGGCGCTCGATCGCGCACGGCACCGCGGGCTGGCCGTAGACGACGGCGTGTTCGCCGAAGAGATACACCTTCCCCGGCGCGCTGCAGACGGTCATACTCCCCACCACAGGCTCGGCGATAACAGGCGTTGCGCTTGTGGTCGGACGCGACCGTCGCCGCGGCGCCCGCCACGACATCGGTTGCTTCCGAAGGACGAGTACTTATATACTCCCCGCCCGGAAAGCCCGCCAGGTGATCCGCTCCGTATGCCGCGGGCGATCACCGGGGGAATTGGGGAATGGACGCGGCGCGGTCGCGCCGCCGTGATCCCGTTCGTCGCCGTGGGTTGCGAGTCGACGACGCGGGAACGACGGTTCGCCGCGTACCGGCGCGGCCGCTCCGAACCACGCGCCACAGGCGCGAACGCGTCCGTCAGGAAACGAAAAATTCGGGTCGCTACAGCTCGGCCTCGAAGTCCTCGAGGGCGTAGACCGTGTCGGCACCGCGGCGGTCGAGCGTCTCGTTGGCGAGCAGCCAGTAGACGACCGAGAGCGCGCGGCGACCCTTGTTGTTCGTCGGGATCGCCAGGTCGACGTTCGACAGCTGGTTGTTTGAGTCGCACATCGCGATGACGGGGATGCCGACCGTGATGGCCTCCTTGACGGCCTGGGCGTCGCCGATCGGGTCCGTGACGACCACGACGTCCGGCTCGATGTAGCCGGCGTAATCGGGGTTCGTCAGCGTACCCGGAATGAACCGGCCGGTTCGGGCGCGCGCGCCGATCGCGTCAGCGAACTTCTCGGCCGGGAAGCGGCCGTACTGTCGCGAGGAGGTGACGAGCACCTGCTCGGGGGCGTAGCCGGACAGGAAGTCGGCGGCCACGCGGATGCGCTCGTCCGTCTTCGAGACGTCGAGCACGTAGAGGCCGTCGTCGCGGACGCGGTGGATGAACCGCTCCATGTCCTGCGTCTTCTGTTGGGTCCCGATGTGGACGCCGGCGCCGAGGTACTCCTCGACGGGGATGAGCAGATCCGCGTCCTCGTCGGGCATCACGTCGTCGTCGAAGCGCGGCTCCTCGTCCGCCTCGTCGTCCACGTCGGCCGCCTCCTCGGCGGCGTCCGCGTCGGGTTCGTCCGAGCCGGCGTCGGCCTCGGCGGCCGCCGCCGCGTCGTCGGGCTGTTCGGCTGTCGTGTCGGCCGCGTCCTCGAGGTCGGCGTCGGCCGCCGCGGCGTCCTCCGCCGTGGCGTCCGCGTCCGCGTCGAGTTCGACCGTGTCGTTGTCCTCAGTCATGGGTGGTGGTGGTCTCGGTTGAATGTCGGTTCGGCATCACACCGCGTCCTCGGCGATGCGGATCAGTTCGTTGAGCTTCGCCGTCCGCTCGCCGCCGACCGTCCCCGTCTTGATGTAGGGTGCGTCGGTGGCGACGGCCAGGTGGGCGATCGTCGTGTCCTCGGTCTCGCCGGAGCGGTGGGAGATGACGGGGTCGTAGCCGTTTCTGACCGCCAGCTCGACGGCGTCGACGGCGTCGGAGAGCGTCCCGATCTGGTTCGGCTTGATCAGGATGCTGTTTCCGGCGCCCGTCTCGATCCCCGTTCGGAGTCGGTCGACGTTGGTGACGAACAGGTCGTCCCCG
Proteins encoded:
- the mvk gene encoding mevalonate kinase; this translates as MTVCSAPGKVYLFGEHAVVYGQPAVPCAIERRARVTVEPRSDDHVRVAAEDLSLDGFTVEYDGTVGDHPDVDVERSLLDAAMGYIDAAVSQARDAAGAPNAGFDITVESDIPLGAGLGSSAAVVVAGIDAATRALGEPLAPRELADRAYRAEFDVQDGQASRADTFCSTMGGAVRVEGDDCEPIETPNLPFVVGFDGGAGDTGALVAGVRGLIEEYGFADETVRSIGDVVREGEDLLEAATPGSEPDAELLAELGDLMNFNHGLLSALGVSARSLDAMVWAARDAGAHGAKLTGAGGGGCIVALDPTPETETALSFTQGCADAFRAELATEGVRVEAP
- the rpsB gene encoding 30S ribosomal protein S2 is translated as MTEDNDTVELDADADATAEDAAAADADLEDAADTTAEQPDDAAAAAEADAGSDEPDADAAEEAADVDDEADEEPRFDDDVMPDEDADLLIPVEEYLGAGVHIGTQQKTQDMERFIHRVRDDGLYVLDVSKTDERIRVAADFLSGYAPEQVLVTSSRQYGRFPAEKFADAIGARARTGRFIPGTLTNPDYAGYIEPDVVVVTDPIGDAQAVKEAITVGIPVIAMCDSNNQLSNVDLAIPTNNKGRRALSVVYWLLANETLDRRGADTVYALEDFEAEL